A DNA window from Candidatus Protochlamydia naegleriophila contains the following coding sequences:
- a CDS encoding diphosphate--fructose-6-phosphate 1-phosphotransferase: MASLSPLQRYRLGYEPKLPPILESPSCLVPHPQEGLEAINQDLRQQFPFTADQPVLTFQKGEQQPLRPLKVGVVLSGGQAPGGHNVIAGLFDALKKIHSNSSLIGFCNGPNGIVKNQSIEITEDLLALYRNQGGFDLIGSGRTKIETPEQFEAAEKTVTRLSLDGLVVIGGDDSNTNAAVLAEYFKQSGVKTHVVGVPKTIDGDLKNDYIEVSFGFDTACKIYSEIIGNILKDALSAKKYYHFIKLMGRSASHIALECALQTHPNLTLISEEVADKQLSLKQIVGQIVAMICSRADNGCHYGVILVPEGMIECIPEVKRLIQELNHLLAPVLPHARQLEQLEEHASQLAYLQKYLSESSIQCLLTLPGSIQRQLLLDRDPHGNVQVSKIETERLLIELVDQELRHLKLQGRYKGTFNPQPQFCGYEGRSGLPSNFDCQYCYALGHVAALLLKAGVTGYMSCVKNLTQPVSEWEALGVPIYRMLCREMREGKQKTVIQKALVDLEAAPFQFFAQKREGWVGEDDYRCPGPIQFEGAIDITDCCPLSLSLEKSMARIY, translated from the coding sequence ATGGCCTCCCTTAGTCCATTGCAACGCTATCGTTTAGGCTATGAGCCTAAGCTGCCTCCTATTTTAGAATCACCCTCATGTCTTGTTCCTCACCCCCAAGAAGGTCTGGAAGCCATCAATCAAGACTTGAGGCAGCAATTTCCTTTTACCGCTGATCAGCCTGTTTTGACTTTTCAGAAAGGGGAGCAGCAACCTTTGCGGCCGCTAAAGGTTGGCGTCGTCTTATCTGGAGGGCAAGCTCCCGGCGGGCATAACGTCATAGCCGGATTATTCGATGCCTTAAAAAAAATTCACTCCAATAGCTCTCTCATTGGTTTTTGTAATGGCCCAAATGGAATTGTGAAGAATCAGTCGATCGAAATAACAGAAGATCTGCTTGCATTGTATCGCAATCAAGGGGGATTTGATCTCATAGGTTCCGGCCGCACCAAAATTGAAACTCCAGAACAGTTCGAGGCTGCAGAGAAAACGGTCACGCGCTTAAGTTTAGATGGTTTGGTTGTGATCGGAGGCGATGATTCTAATACCAATGCTGCGGTTTTGGCTGAATATTTTAAGCAAAGTGGAGTGAAGACCCATGTGGTTGGTGTTCCAAAAACGATTGATGGGGATTTAAAAAATGACTATATCGAAGTCTCCTTCGGCTTTGATACTGCTTGCAAGATCTATTCTGAGATCATTGGTAATATTTTAAAGGATGCATTGTCGGCAAAAAAATACTATCACTTCATTAAGTTGATGGGGCGATCAGCCTCCCATATTGCCTTAGAATGTGCTTTACAGACTCATCCCAATTTAACCCTAATCAGCGAAGAAGTTGCCGATAAGCAATTGTCGCTAAAGCAAATTGTTGGTCAAATCGTGGCCATGATTTGTTCTCGGGCAGACAATGGGTGTCATTATGGAGTTATCTTGGTTCCAGAAGGGATGATTGAATGTATTCCCGAGGTAAAGCGGCTGATTCAGGAGTTAAACCACTTATTAGCTCCGGTCCTGCCTCATGCAAGGCAATTAGAGCAGCTGGAGGAGCATGCTAGTCAATTAGCCTATTTGCAGAAGTATCTTAGCGAATCCTCTATTCAATGCCTGCTCACTCTGCCTGGCTCAATTCAAAGGCAGCTTCTTTTAGACCGCGATCCGCATGGGAATGTACAGGTTTCTAAGATTGAAACAGAGCGCCTCTTGATTGAATTAGTGGACCAAGAGCTTCGCCATCTTAAGCTACAGGGGCGCTATAAAGGAACATTTAATCCACAACCCCAATTTTGTGGCTATGAAGGGCGCTCAGGCCTTCCATCTAATTTTGATTGTCAGTATTGCTATGCGCTTGGCCATGTAGCAGCTCTTTTGCTTAAAGCTGGAGTCACTGGCTATATGAGTTGCGTCAAAAACCTTACGCAGCCCGTTTCGGAATGGGAGGCCTTGGGGGTGCCCATTTATCGCATGCTGTGCCGCGAAATGCGGGAGGGAAAGCAAAAAACAGTCATTCAAAAAGCTTTGGTAGATCTGGAAGCTGCTCCTTTCCAATTCTTTGCGCAAAAAAGAGAGGGGTGGGTTGGCGAAGATGATTACCGCTGTCCGGGGCCCATTCAATTTGAAGGAGCCATTGATATTACTGATTGCTGTCCTCTTTCGCTTAGTTTAGAAAAAAGCATGGCAAGAATTTATTAA
- a CDS encoding alpha/beta hydrolase family protein: protein MQKVEERESITLTNQGEKIFAVLHRPLQTGKVPAVVICPGFAGNKCGKFRLFVNLAKQLAKKGIAVLRFDYRGAGDSEGDFKDITLEGKLSDTLLCLNFLAKDSQIDASRIGLLGRSLGGAIAVLAASEYQSIKSLALWAPVFTSEPWKKLWDLVKSNPNPLAIKETLKHVPASVPNMEFLNQFFKLDIEQKLENIKKIPLLHIHGEQDLVVKIEHAKAYRKARELAGKTHFILLPKSDHDFSEEEEQAIAIEETCNWFQQTLN from the coding sequence ATGCAAAAAGTAGAAGAGCGCGAATCGATTACGTTGACGAATCAAGGTGAAAAAATTTTTGCTGTTTTGCACCGACCCCTACAAACTGGAAAGGTTCCGGCCGTTGTGATATGTCCAGGTTTTGCAGGCAATAAGTGTGGAAAATTTCGTCTCTTTGTGAATTTGGCAAAGCAACTTGCTAAAAAGGGGATTGCAGTTTTGCGATTCGATTACAGAGGGGCCGGCGACAGTGAAGGGGACTTTAAAGACATTACACTGGAAGGGAAGTTAAGCGATACCCTTCTATGCTTAAATTTTCTGGCCAAAGATTCTCAAATTGATGCCAGTCGCATCGGTTTACTTGGTCGCTCTCTTGGCGGGGCAATAGCCGTTTTGGCTGCCAGTGAATATCAATCGATTAAAAGTCTTGCTCTTTGGGCCCCCGTCTTTACGAGCGAACCCTGGAAAAAGCTTTGGGATTTGGTTAAATCTAATCCTAACCCATTGGCAATTAAAGAGACGCTTAAGCATGTGCCTGCCAGCGTTCCAAACATGGAATTTCTTAATCAGTTTTTTAAGCTTGACATTGAGCAGAAGTTAGAGAATATAAAGAAAATTCCTCTTTTGCACATTCATGGTGAACAAGATCTCGTTGTTAAAATTGAGCATGCAAAGGCTTATAGAAAGGCTCGTGAACTAGCAGGAAAGACGCATTTTATTTTGCTTCCCAAAAGTGATCACGACTTTTCTGAAGAAGAAGAGCAGGCAATTGCCATTGAGGAAACATGTAATTGGTTTCAACAAACGCTTAACTAG
- a CDS encoding L-serine ammonia-lyase, whose amino-acid sequence MAVSVFNLFSIGIGPSSSHTVGPMRAARQFVINLQQGGLLPGVKRLKMELYGSLALTGKGHSTDIAVLLGAEGNAPEGVNPSFLEPRIHAIRQTKELSLLNSHVIKFEEATDLIFHYDKQLPFHPNGMRFTVFGFDDKELFQQVFYSVGGGFIVDHEAAMQDQTICQNDHKLPYPFKTAEELLAHCRSENMSIAELMWENEKSWRSEEEIEKGLLYIWQIMQECVQRGCQQEGILPGGLNVKRRAAGIYRYLQEEERKPLEQRDPAEVMDWVSLWALAVNEENAAGGRVVTAPTNGASGVIPAVLHYYQKFVKGADSKGIVTFMLVAGAIGILYKEGASISAAEMGCMGEVGVACSMAAGGLAAALGASNEQIENAAEIGMEHNLGLTCDPIKGLVQIPCIERNTMGAAKAINAERLARLHGDGTHRVTLDQVIATMKQTGHDMMSIYKETSQGGLAVNVPEC is encoded by the coding sequence ATGGCTGTCAGCGTGTTTAATCTTTTTTCGATAGGGATTGGGCCGTCGAGTTCGCATACAGTTGGACCCATGCGCGCAGCAAGGCAATTTGTAATCAATTTACAACAGGGTGGTTTGCTGCCTGGAGTAAAACGGCTAAAAATGGAGCTTTACGGTTCCTTGGCTTTGACAGGGAAGGGACATTCAACAGATATTGCCGTGCTATTAGGGGCTGAAGGCAATGCTCCAGAGGGAGTGAATCCAAGCTTTCTTGAGCCTCGTATCCACGCCATTCGCCAAACCAAAGAATTGTCCTTACTGAATTCTCATGTCATTAAATTTGAAGAGGCTACCGACCTGATCTTCCATTATGATAAGCAGCTTCCTTTTCATCCCAACGGCATGCGATTTACTGTTTTTGGCTTTGACGACAAAGAGCTCTTTCAGCAAGTCTTTTATTCTGTTGGGGGTGGGTTTATTGTTGATCACGAAGCGGCAATGCAAGACCAAACGATCTGTCAAAACGACCATAAACTTCCGTATCCTTTTAAGACGGCTGAGGAATTGCTTGCTCATTGCCGTAGCGAGAACATGTCGATTGCGGAGTTGATGTGGGAGAATGAAAAGTCTTGGCGCAGCGAAGAAGAGATTGAAAAGGGGCTACTCTATATTTGGCAGATCATGCAGGAATGCGTTCAACGCGGTTGCCAGCAGGAGGGAATCCTCCCCGGTGGACTCAACGTGAAGAGACGCGCGGCCGGCATATATCGCTATTTGCAAGAAGAAGAGCGCAAGCCGCTTGAACAGCGCGACCCGGCTGAAGTCATGGATTGGGTTAGCCTTTGGGCATTAGCTGTGAATGAAGAAAATGCGGCAGGTGGGCGCGTCGTTACGGCTCCAACGAATGGAGCATCGGGTGTTATTCCTGCGGTTCTCCATTACTATCAAAAATTTGTCAAAGGAGCGGACTCGAAAGGGATTGTTACTTTTATGCTCGTTGCAGGAGCCATTGGCATTCTGTATAAGGAAGGAGCCTCGATTTCGGCTGCCGAAATGGGATGCATGGGTGAAGTGGGAGTGGCATGCTCGATGGCAGCTGGCGGCTTGGCTGCAGCTCTTGGAGCGAGCAATGAACAAATTGAAAATGCGGCCGAAATTGGCATGGAGCACAACTTGGGGCTTACGTGCGATCCAATTAAAGGATTGGTTCAAATTCCTTGCATCGAGCGCAACACGATGGGAGCCGCTAAAGCCATCAATGCAGAAAGACTTGCGCGATTGCATGGGGATGGAACGCATCGCGTGACGTTAGATCAGGTCATCGCAACAATGAAGCAAACTGGTCATGACATGATGTCCATTTACAAAGAAACTTCACAAGGCGGACTGGCTGTCAATGTGCCTGAGTGCTAA
- a CDS encoding MASE1 domain-containing protein, with translation MEKKIFVSNNPVQYVFLILVIAFIYFIFAQLGQHLALPEGIATAVWPPSGFALTIFLLFGYRIWPGIFLGASLAIAASLAAKWPFFAFSFPFFLLVLIISMGATLQSMAASYLLNRLQVTSNLFHSYKHVYLFFIVIFLSCLINSTIAITSLNMADLIPEQSGQNWITWWLGDAAGMFVVTPLILSWFPPPSLQRSMDQAFESIQFFLVLGIVTFLCFGWLHQAYPLEYLLIPCLLWAIFRFGAHLATLTLAIISVFAILGTAKGYGPFFQQHLNTSLLLLQLFIGVISAMTLTLIAVLNQLKQANAQLKTYNENLESQVSQRTVVVQERTIELQDKTIQLQNQTLELQWRTKELQERTQKLQEQNQALEQMVIKFQLLQNRVITQEKLSSLGALTVGIAHQLRNPLNFVINFAELNQDIIVELIEWLESEKENIKPEDFEQAFLLLSSLKINTEKIENHGKGVNHIVEKMVAHAQNRIGKPEIVDINELVEEFSHLAYYSFQAQNPNITIHFDKSYDLTIEKIQTIPQLVSRALINIFNNAFHSVSHKKEDLGDAYNPTISIRTENRDVQVAILIRDNGNGIPSALRDQLFLPFFTTKPDEVGFGLSISRDLISQIEGQIHVESVEGEFAEFTLLLPKPPEQ, from the coding sequence ATGGAAAAAAAGATCTTTGTATCTAATAATCCTGTTCAGTATGTTTTTTTAATCCTTGTGATTGCCTTCATTTATTTTATTTTTGCTCAGTTAGGACAGCATTTGGCCTTACCTGAAGGCATTGCAACAGCGGTTTGGCCCCCATCGGGATTTGCTCTAACTATTTTTCTGCTTTTTGGCTATCGCATTTGGCCAGGCATCTTTTTAGGAGCTTCATTGGCGATTGCAGCATCATTAGCGGCAAAATGGCCATTTTTCGCTTTTTCTTTCCCCTTTTTTCTGCTTGTTTTGATCATTAGCATGGGAGCTACGCTGCAGTCGATGGCTGCGTCCTATCTATTAAACCGGCTGCAAGTCACATCCAATCTTTTCCACTCTTACAAACATGTCTATTTATTCTTTATTGTCATTTTCTTGAGTTGTCTAATCAATTCAACGATCGCCATCACATCTCTTAACATGGCAGATCTCATTCCGGAACAGAGTGGGCAAAATTGGATTACTTGGTGGCTTGGAGATGCTGCCGGAATGTTTGTCGTTACGCCTTTAATTTTATCCTGGTTTCCACCCCCTTCTTTACAGCGTTCAATGGATCAGGCATTCGAAAGCATTCAGTTCTTTCTTGTGCTCGGAATCGTTACATTTTTATGCTTTGGATGGCTTCATCAAGCCTATCCTCTCGAATACTTATTGATTCCCTGCCTCCTTTGGGCCATTTTTAGATTTGGAGCCCATCTAGCAACGCTCACATTGGCAATCATTTCAGTTTTTGCCATTTTGGGCACTGCCAAAGGATATGGCCCATTTTTTCAACAGCATTTAAATACCTCTTTACTTCTCCTGCAGCTCTTCATTGGAGTAATCTCAGCAATGACTCTCACTCTCATTGCCGTTTTAAACCAACTTAAACAAGCCAACGCACAGTTAAAAACGTACAATGAAAATTTAGAAAGCCAAGTAAGTCAGCGAACGGTTGTTGTTCAGGAACGGACAATCGAATTACAGGACAAGACCATCCAACTTCAAAACCAAACACTCGAATTGCAATGGCGCACGAAAGAGTTGCAAGAGCGAACGCAAAAGCTGCAAGAGCAAAACCAGGCTCTCGAGCAGATGGTGATTAAGTTTCAGCTCTTGCAAAATAGAGTCATCACTCAGGAGAAACTGTCTTCCCTGGGAGCGTTGACAGTAGGGATTGCCCACCAGCTGCGCAATCCTCTCAATTTTGTCATTAATTTTGCCGAACTCAATCAAGACATTATCGTTGAACTGATCGAGTGGCTCGAATCTGAAAAAGAAAACATTAAACCGGAAGATTTTGAACAAGCCTTTTTGCTTTTGTCAAGCCTCAAAATCAATACTGAAAAGATAGAAAATCACGGCAAAGGGGTGAATCACATCGTCGAAAAAATGGTAGCTCACGCTCAAAATCGCATTGGAAAGCCTGAAATAGTCGATATCAACGAACTGGTCGAAGAATTTAGCCATTTAGCTTATTACAGCTTCCAAGCCCAAAATCCCAACATCACTATTCATTTCGATAAATCGTATGACCTTACCATTGAAAAAATTCAAACCATTCCTCAACTGGTTAGCCGCGCTTTAATTAATATTTTCAACAATGCCTTTCACTCAGTCAGCCATAAAAAAGAGGATCTAGGAGATGCATACAACCCCACCATTTCAATTCGTACTGAAAATCGAGACGTGCAGGTGGCCATCCTGATACGCGATAATGGCAATGGAATCCCTTCGGCCTTGCGCGATCAACTGTTCCTTCCCTTCTTTACGACCAAACCCGACGAGGTGGGATTTGGCCTCTCCATCAGCCGCGACTTGATTTCACAAATTGAAGGGCAAATCCATGTCGAATCAGTCGAAGGTGAATTTGCCGAATTCACTCTGCTGCTACCCAAGCCCCCCGAGCAATAG
- the mgtE gene encoding magnesium transporter: MWNSIDELIRMRDNKKLSEVLRTFSGFEVADLLANKSEERQLQIFMALPVDLAFEAFDFLSPKTQRYLLQSLPSSQAAYLLKSLSPDDRTAFLEDLPRETIDAFVKLLPANERLLTLKLLGYPEESIGRLMTTDYIAVMRNWTVEKVLDHIKAYGHDSETIDYIYVVDEAGKLIDDIKLKEFLFVPRSFHVRDISKGKFIALSVTEDEETAINAFRVHNRSALPVIDEDGILLGIVTIDDILRLSDEEATEDIQKIGGMEALDEPYMQVSFPELIKKRAGWLVILFLGEMMTATALGYFEGEIAKAVVLALFLPLVISSGGNAGSQAATLIVRALALEEVKLRDWWKIVKREFAAGLVLGLILGLIGFLRVVLWSQFSNIYGEHWFLLGLTIYFSLMGVVLWGTLAGSILPLILRYFRIDPATSSAPFIATMVDVVGLIIYFCVAILILSGTLL, encoded by the coding sequence ATGTGGAATTCTATTGATGAGCTGATTCGCATGCGAGACAATAAAAAGTTAAGCGAGGTCTTGCGCACCTTTTCTGGTTTCGAAGTCGCCGATTTGCTGGCAAATAAATCAGAAGAGCGGCAGCTGCAAATTTTCATGGCTTTGCCGGTGGATTTGGCTTTTGAGGCGTTTGATTTTCTTTCGCCAAAAACGCAGCGCTATCTTCTGCAGTCACTGCCTTCTTCTCAAGCTGCCTATTTGCTCAAGTCCTTATCGCCGGATGACCGGACGGCCTTTTTAGAGGATCTTCCTCGAGAAACGATCGATGCATTTGTCAAACTCCTCCCTGCCAATGAGCGTCTCTTAACCCTAAAGCTATTGGGATATCCGGAAGAGAGTATTGGCCGTTTGATGACGACTGATTACATAGCTGTCATGCGCAATTGGACTGTCGAAAAGGTATTGGATCACATCAAAGCTTACGGGCACGATAGCGAAACGATCGATTATATTTACGTGGTTGATGAAGCAGGCAAGCTCATTGATGACATTAAGTTAAAAGAGTTTTTATTTGTTCCTAGAAGCTTTCATGTGCGAGATATTTCTAAGGGAAAATTTATCGCTCTTTCGGTGACAGAGGATGAAGAAACAGCCATCAATGCCTTTCGCGTCCACAATCGGTCTGCCCTCCCCGTTATTGACGAGGATGGGATTTTGCTTGGGATTGTGACAATTGATGACATTTTGCGCCTTTCAGATGAAGAGGCAACAGAGGATATCCAAAAGATTGGGGGGATGGAGGCCTTGGATGAACCGTACATGCAAGTCTCTTTTCCTGAATTGATCAAAAAACGTGCTGGCTGGCTAGTTATTTTATTTTTAGGGGAAATGATGACTGCAACGGCTCTTGGCTATTTTGAAGGGGAAATAGCCAAGGCGGTTGTATTGGCCCTATTTTTGCCGCTTGTCATTTCTAGTGGAGGCAATGCCGGTTCGCAAGCTGCCACGTTGATCGTGCGCGCCTTAGCCCTCGAAGAGGTCAAGCTGAGGGACTGGTGGAAAATCGTTAAGCGTGAGTTTGCAGCAGGACTGGTCTTAGGATTAATACTCGGATTGATTGGTTTTTTGCGTGTGGTCTTGTGGAGCCAGTTTTCAAATATCTATGGTGAGCATTGGTTCTTGCTTGGCTTAACGATCTATTTTTCTTTAATGGGAGTTGTCTTGTGGGGAACCCTAGCCGGATCGATCCTGCCGCTCATTCTTCGCTATTTCCGCATCGACCCCGCCACATCATCGGCTCCATTTATTGCCACAATGGTCGATGTCGTAGGCCTCATCATTTACTTTTGCGTTGCCATCTTAATCTTAAGCGGAACCTTGCTGTAA
- a CDS encoding CPBP family intramembrane glutamic endopeptidase, with protein MSPLSESLSNVASVVGGGVIGGLGAQIGSFLARPVTVLTSLLDRALPRDAVQWPLYNAAKVVGGISNILHGPLVNRGIFTEKQYSNFVAPITEEIVFRAIIQEGSSYLLQSAGVPSTLSKVISIAATTFLFAEAHNPIIESEQFASVGLQGTAFGITQAVAGTPAAIVAHGVSNIITNSRN; from the coding sequence ATGTCACCTTTATCAGAGTCTCTTTCAAATGTTGCTTCGGTTGTGGGTGGTGGAGTTATTGGTGGTTTAGGAGCTCAAATTGGTAGCTTTTTAGCAAGACCTGTAACGGTACTAACAAGTCTCTTGGATAGAGCTCTTCCCAGAGATGCAGTGCAGTGGCCTCTTTATAATGCGGCTAAAGTTGTAGGTGGAATTTCTAACATTCTTCATGGTCCATTAGTTAATCGTGGTATCTTCACAGAGAAACAGTATTCAAATTTTGTAGCGCCAATTACAGAAGAAATTGTATTTAGAGCAATCATACAAGAAGGTTCATCCTATCTTTTACAATCGGCTGGAGTTCCTTCCACCTTATCCAAGGTCATCAGTATTGCAGCCACAACCTTTCTATTTGCTGAGGCTCATAACCCTATTATTGAATCAGAACAGTTTGCAAGTGTAGGTTTACAGGGAACTGCTTTTGGTATAACACAAGCAGTGGCTGGAACGCCGGCAGCAATAGTAGCACATGGAGTTAGCAATATAATAACAAACTCAAGGAATTGA
- a CDS encoding IS1 family transposase, with protein MRVSLDGICRIFDVSMPWLLEFMQHTFEAVILEVDEMWSFVGNKTNDQWLWLVMHRRTRQILAFHVGKRNKASGEALMNKLPKDLKKADFCTDRFSVYYQVIPFTKHSPVGKESGETSYIQRFNNSLRQRYVLNGLIPIFETDKGYDAEELRDKLLERKIFPFIPYRRIGAAKKAEKIICSLAKFRWKVERAISWLQRKFRRLVVCWERRLCYSKDFLTFSLIFFWIKQSLKYYRDSFIQTSLILIFQLIKKKTYYLKIYINFNII; from the coding sequence ATAAGGGTATCTCTAGATGGTATTTGTAGAATTTTTGATGTAAGCATGCCATGGCTACTTGAGTTTATGCAGCACACTTTCGAAGCTGTTATTCTTGAGGTAGATGAGATGTGGAGTTTTGTAGGGAATAAAACAAATGATCAATGGCTGTGGCTCGTGATGCATAGAAGAACCAGACAAATTTTGGCATTTCACGTTGGAAAAAGAAATAAAGCTTCTGGAGAGGCATTGATGAATAAACTCCCTAAAGACCTAAAAAAAGCAGACTTTTGTACAGATAGGTTCTCAGTTTACTATCAAGTTATTCCATTTACCAAGCATTCTCCTGTGGGGAAAGAGTCTGGGGAGACAAGTTACATTCAAAGATTTAATAACTCTCTCAGACAAAGATATGTGCTAAACGGATTGATTCCTATTTTTGAAACAGATAAAGGATATGATGCTGAAGAGCTTAGAGATAAATTACTTGAGAGAAAAATTTTTCCTTTTATCCCTTATAGAAGAATAGGCGCGGCAAAAAAAGCTGAGAAAATTATTTGCAGCTTAGCCAAATTTAGGTGGAAAGTTGAGAGGGCTATTTCTTGGTTGCAAAGAAAATTTAGGCGACTTGTTGTTTGCTGGGAAAGACGTCTTTGCTATTCGAAAGACTTTTTAACTTTTAGTCTTATCTTCTTCTGGATAAAACAAAGCTTAAAATATTATCGAGATAGTTTCATTCAAACGTCATTAATTTTAATATTCCAATTAATAAAAAAAAAGACTTATTATCTTAAAATTTATATTAATTTTAACATAATTTAA
- a CDS encoding tetratricopeptide repeat protein produces MLGKLDQSIEVFHECLTLDPRNDYVLASYAQILHMQGKLDEAAAEFEKSLDINPTRLFAVTHYVKLLCNQDKNAEAAAVLRKYLENIPDDAEILSWLGDILRNQKKQFEAADVFEKVLSIDPTHRFALASYGDSLRMLYQFDKAAAVLKKHLELYPDNTFALSSYGDVLRFQKKFDESAHVLNHCLKLDPEDDFALGCLGQVHLDQGNIQEATRLFSEVLQLNEENTFALTGYGVLFRLEGKLAQSLVWLEKSVALDPDSETLGEYAETLRCLDRPEEALPHFEKALTDEPQKISRFLGAARCLCMLGRLPGARVKFQAVLDIEPSHKEALDGYNLCEDPNWGQAI; encoded by the coding sequence GTGCTAGGAAAATTAGACCAGTCAATAGAGGTCTTTCACGAATGTTTAACTCTCGATCCAAGAAATGACTATGTTTTAGCCTCCTATGCACAAATCCTCCATATGCAAGGCAAGTTAGATGAGGCGGCTGCAGAGTTCGAGAAATCCCTGGACATTAATCCCACTAGACTTTTTGCAGTCACTCATTATGTGAAACTCTTATGCAATCAGGATAAAAATGCTGAAGCCGCAGCCGTTTTAAGAAAGTACTTAGAAAACATACCTGATGATGCGGAAATTTTAAGCTGGCTTGGTGACATTTTAAGAAATCAAAAGAAACAATTTGAGGCGGCGGATGTATTTGAAAAAGTACTAAGCATTGATCCTACCCATCGCTTTGCGCTAGCCTCATATGGTGACTCTTTACGCATGTTGTATCAATTTGATAAAGCCGCTGCAGTCCTAAAAAAGCACCTGGAGCTTTATCCTGACAACACTTTTGCGTTAAGTTCATATGGGGATGTTCTCCGATTCCAAAAAAAATTCGACGAATCTGCCCATGTTTTAAATCATTGCCTAAAACTCGATCCAGAAGACGATTTTGCCTTAGGTTGCTTAGGACAAGTTCATTTGGATCAAGGCAACATCCAAGAAGCTACACGTCTGTTTTCTGAAGTCTTGCAGCTTAATGAAGAAAATACATTTGCCCTGACAGGCTATGGTGTGCTCTTTCGTTTGGAAGGCAAGCTTGCTCAATCGTTGGTCTGGCTAGAGAAGTCGGTTGCCCTTGATCCGGACTCAGAAACATTAGGAGAATACGCAGAAACTCTTCGTTGCCTGGATAGGCCAGAGGAGGCCCTTCCTCATTTTGAAAAAGCCTTGACAGATGAACCGCAAAAAATCAGCCGGTTCCTAGGAGCTGCCAGATGCTTATGCATGCTAGGTCGTCTGCCTGGAGCGCGAGTTAAATTTCAAGCTGTGCTAGATATCGAACCAAGCCATAAAGAAGCGCTGGACGGCTATAACTTATGCGAAGATCCGAATTGGGGACAAGCTATCTAA
- a CDS encoding methyltransferase, with the protein MSFCSLGIINPLQSMQVYCQNEPACSCCSKTDIKLQVCSKCQFAKYCNTDCQKKHWPVHKKVCQAWMPIGILVKKSLSKSNSIFPLIISQASSRLTKVTPLLTELFNQKVQGEKWALDLGCGYGASTMHLLQLGWKVIALEKNPKAIAEIQNSNQAYLKTNQLIVINRNIQDYDYSKKVSLVVITDVISYIDPKLIRGIWEKIYGVLEDDGHLIGSIFSKGGVAQEALESQGAWLLNSQEEVESILDSEQAYKKLVCRRRPKRDKSCVVEFHLQKQVSSPYKEK; encoded by the coding sequence ATGTCTTTCTGTTCTTTAGGAATCATAAATCCATTACAAAGCATGCAAGTTTATTGCCAGAATGAACCTGCATGTTCATGCTGCAGTAAAACAGATATTAAGCTTCAAGTATGTTCTAAATGTCAATTTGCAAAATACTGCAACACCGATTGTCAAAAAAAACACTGGCCTGTCCACAAAAAAGTTTGCCAAGCTTGGATGCCAATTGGTATTTTAGTTAAAAAGTCTTTATCAAAATCTAATTCTATTTTTCCTTTAATAATATCTCAAGCTTCTAGTAGATTAACTAAAGTGACTCCATTGTTAACTGAATTATTTAATCAGAAAGTGCAAGGAGAAAAATGGGCGTTAGACTTAGGTTGTGGTTACGGAGCCTCAACTATGCACTTATTGCAGCTTGGATGGAAAGTTATCGCTTTGGAAAAAAATCCTAAAGCTATTGCAGAGATTCAAAATAGCAATCAAGCATATTTAAAAACAAATCAGCTTATTGTTATTAATAGAAACATTCAAGATTATGATTACTCTAAAAAGGTTTCTCTAGTAGTTATCACAGATGTTATCTCGTATATAGATCCTAAGCTTATTCGCGGTATATGGGAAAAAATTTATGGGGTACTGGAAGACGACGGTCACCTAATTGGATCTATATTCAGTAAGGGAGGGGTAGCGCAAGAAGCTTTGGAGAGCCAAGGCGCTTGGCTACTCAATAGCCAAGAAGAAGTGGAATCGATTTTGGATTCCGAGCAGGCTTATAAGAAGTTGGTTTGTCGAAGACGTCCCAAACGAGATAAATCGTGTGTTGTTGAATTTCATCTTCAAAAACAAGTTTCTTCTCCATATAAAGAAAAATGA